The stretch of DNA TTACACAAAACATAGAGGAATAATGTAATATTCCATTAGGTGAAAGCAAAGAGAATAGTATAGGTTAACCTATTAGGAGCGACAAAAAAAGAAGGAGTCAAGTAACCCCTTCTTTTTACCAACGTATTTTTGATGCTTCTTGATATCGTCTCTCCACATCTTTCCAATTAACGACATTCCACCAATTATTAATATAATCCTTTCGATCAGCCTTATATTGTAGGTAGTATGCATGTTCCCATACATCTAATCCTAGTAATGGTATTGTGTCCCACTGGGTAAATAGTTGTTGTTTTTCAGTTTGTAATATTTCTAATCTTATTGGCCTTGGTGCCCACACTAAAATAGCCCAACCTACGCCTTCCACTTTGTCAGCAGCTTCGGTGAAATGTTTTTTAAACTTTTCAAAACTACCAAAATCCTCGGTAATCTTTCTCATTAATGGGCCACTCGGTTGACCTCCACCTCTAGGGGACATATTATCCCAAAACATTGTGTGTAAATAATGTCCAGATCCATGGAAGGCAGCTTCTCTTTCCCAGTGCTTTATTAATTCAAAATCATTTGTTTCTCTGGCTTCTTTCATTTTTAATTCCGCTTTATTTAAACCATCAACATAGCTTTTATGGTGTTTTGTATGATGAAGTTCCATTATCTCTCTAGAAATATAAGGTTCTAATGCGTTATAGCTGTACGGTAGTGGTGGCAATTTATGTCCGCCTATTGGTACTTGGTCACTTCTTCTTCTTTCTTGTACATTTAATTGAAGTTGATTCGTAATTTCTTCTACTTTATGTTCGATTAATGCTATATCATCACTGAAAATCATGTCTTTATACTGTAGCTCTTGAACGGTGTCTAATAATCTTTCGGTTTCGGATCTCCACCACGTTCTAGCTGCATCGTTCGTAAATAATATTTCTTTGCACCAGTCTTTAATATCATCTAGGTATTGAAAATATGTTTCTTGGATTTGTTTATCCAACGCTACCCCTCCCAATAACATCATCTCGATATACTATGCATTGGCTAGGCTCTAAGTGTTGAAAATTGGTAAGCTATTCATAAATTAATTTATTGCTAAAAAGTTTTTACGTTTTTTGTATTAATCCTTTAACAAGGTATGCAGCCCCGTTAATGAAAGTAATTAAGCCAAATATAAGGCCTCCTGCACCACCTGCAAATCCGTCTCCCACTAGTACTCCAATTGTAATGGCTGATGAAAAATATATGAATGGAGTTAATAATAGCATTATTGCCACCCCAGATAATATGAACTGCTTTTTACCTTTCATTTTTTTAATTATGTACCAATTCAGAGCTAATATGAAAACGAAAAAAAATAGTACACTAAGTTGTTCCACTACCTCCACTTTTTCCATTTGTTTCAGTCTATCCATAAATCTAACACTCCTTTAATAACTATATAACTATCTTTACATGCACAATAAAAAGCCTCGCCTCGTTACAAAAGCGTAGATGTATTCCATTTAATTAAACGATTGCATTTAGCAATACTACCTATCAATATCTATTTAACTGTAAAAAAACACTTCTACCCAAATCTGCAGAAGTGTTTTAGCATTTATTGACTCTGTATCATTTTTGTTCGATAGTCGGTTTCGTAGTATTCTAATTCCTCTCTTATCGCTTGGAATCCACTTTCTAATGTTTGTACTAGCTTTTGGATTGATTCAGGTGGTGCTTCATGAAATTTTATCGCATTCTTTCCAGTATAGGCAG from Sutcliffiella cohnii encodes:
- a CDS encoding superoxide dismutase, yielding MLLGGVALDKQIQETYFQYLDDIKDWCKEILFTNDAARTWWRSETERLLDTVQELQYKDMIFSDDIALIEHKVEEITNQLQLNVQERRRSDQVPIGGHKLPPLPYSYNALEPYISREIMELHHTKHHKSYVDGLNKAELKMKEARETNDFELIKHWEREAAFHGSGHYLHTMFWDNMSPRGGGQPSGPLMRKITEDFGSFEKFKKHFTEAADKVEGVGWAILVWAPRPIRLEILQTEKQQLFTQWDTIPLLGLDVWEHAYYLQYKADRKDYINNWWNVVNWKDVERRYQEASKIRW